In Mytilus edulis chromosome 3, xbMytEdul2.2, whole genome shotgun sequence, the genomic window GCCTCATACACatgtaatgaaacttatacacaatgctcattactTCAAAaaaagatcaagtttgaatttttgtggcctcacttttaccgttctagagttatgcccctttagtgtgtaaaaaatgctgaaatttttgtttctgttctctaaattAAGTTTGCCTCAAGCAAATGTTATGAACTCATACACAATGCTCAtaacgacaaaacacatcaagtttgttggcgtcacttttactgttctagagttatgcccctttaaaatggaaaagtttatgaatttttagtttctttaaaGTTTGCCTCAACTAGATGTtgtgaaacttatacataatgcttattaccacaaaattaaaattgaggaaAAATTTAGGTAGCATCACATATATGCAAGTTGGGGCATTATCTGTGTCCGATGGACACATTCCCCTATCTATTTTTTTAAGCAGTAACTGAACCATGGAAATAAGGTCAAGGATAATTGACTTATGACAGATGGAAATTTCTAGACATCTGCATACGGTATGTAGCAACTTGTCTTTTACCTAAGGAAAAGAAGTCGTTATTATCGGTATTTATGTTGTGCGTCAATTTGTATCCATCTGGTCAACAATgctcttttcaactgattttttgttgagcctgcgacttttgtcgcagaaagcttgacatagggatagtgatctggtggCAGCAGCTACGATGGCGGAggcattagctaacttcttaaatgctttatattttagaaggtggaagacctggatgcttcatactatgtatatggatgcctcatgtgacaaatttccgtcagtcacatgtccaatgtccttgacctcattttcatggttcagtgactacttaaaaaaGAGTGTTAaactcttattataagtaataggataactatatttggtatgtgcctaccttgcaaggtcttcatgcccATCagcagttttcacttgacctagacctcatttcatagatcagtgaacaaggttaagttttggtcaagtccatatctcagatactataagcaataggtctagtatattcagtgtatgaaaggtgtacatgtccaattggcaggtgtcatctgaccttgacctcattttcatggttcagtggttataattaagtttttgtgttttggtctgtttttcttatactttatgcaataggtctactatatttagtgtatggaatgattttaaggtgtacatgtctcattgctaagtttttgtgttttggtctgtttttctttatttataagcaatagatcaactatatttgttgtatggaagaattgttagctgtatatgcctgcctggcatggttcatctgaccttaaactcattttcatggttcactggtcaatgtttagttttcttggttaatgttaaggtTGTGTGAATGTTCATAaacctttatatttaggactatcaacataatatcaatagttagtaaagaaggcaagacatttcagtgtgtgcactcttgctATACTTTGTTCATATCTTTGTATACTCTTAGATAAGGATTGGCACCAGAAAAATCCTTTATGGCCCTCTTCCAAGTCCGGGATATTTTATCCAATGCTTTTGTTTTCGTTGCTgtatatgatatttgtttttcattaattgttttgtctttaactcaggctgttagttttttttcatttgaattgttttacatgtcagTTCAGGGGATGATGTATTGGTATTGCCCATTGTTAAGGCTGTACTGTGACGTCTAGTTATTAACTTCAACATCCACTTGATCTCTgttggagagttgcctcatttgcaatcatagaacatcttcttatttttatacaaatagaactataaataaaaacaaacaaaactattcataaaattaataaaaagatcttttttaaaatatacataacACTCAATTTTCAAGATGGTTTATTAGATGTTACTATTTTTGGATACAAAACCCCATCAGATTCTCCTAATCTTCGTTCACTAATTTCTTTACTTCCAAAGTGAATATTTTTTACCATTCTTTCATTACTAGGAATTCCTAATCTTCCTAACAATTGATCAGTTAAATTAGGCACAATTGGTTGTAGAATGATTCCATTCACTCTTAATGTTTCCATCACTACATGTATGAGGCATTTTAAGAACTGGAGATCCTCCTCTTTTTTCTTAAGTTGCCATGGTTTATTGTCTGCTATAAGTTTATTGGCCCATTTTATATACATCATTACATATTCTATCACTTTGTATATGTTGTACTCATTATAATGTTCATCAACCAAATCTGAAAAAAAGAATGAATCTTTAATtagtatatttctttttgtagaccaaaacaaaatataaatagcaCTGAAAAGTATTGTTTTGGTGCATCTAAATTTGAATTTTCGAAATCATTTACTATCAGCTAAACAGTTAGCCTTATATGATCATCTGGATGCTTATACACAATATTGATACATTGATATAATCTCTGATGACCAACTTCTTTTAGTCTTAACTTGCAAAAAGTAAAactctgacagggtaaaattcaAACATAATATACACAAGTAACATACAATACTTGAAAAAGTGTTAAACAAGTCAAGTCGATACAACATGTACTAATAATACATTTAGTCAAAACAGGCAGCAAACAATTATGTGTGTGCTACCTGAAAACATGTCTAAGTCATATCAGTTGAAATAAGTTGTCATATAAATTGAGGGATCAAATCATCTCAGAGGAAGCCTCCCCGAGGATGACTGAGGCCAAGTAAGGTGCAGTTTGATATAGTGGTGTCAGTTTCTTGCTGTGTTGTAGACACATTGGTGgactttggctgttttctgctttatggtctggttgttgtctccttgacacattccccaatgctattctcaattttatgtcagttatgaaatttaaaaataataaacagtttATATATCAATGTATGTATAGCATTTATGTAAGCTTGAGTTGTGGTCAGCTATTACCTCAAATCGACTTCAGTTATTAAAGTTTACCTGGAAGTTGTTGTaatgatttatacatttttatatcttcAGGAGAAAACTTGCTTTCCAAAATTTCCTGATTGAGAGCTGGAAAAAGATCAGGAAAGTTTGTATTTATTTTCCTACTCGTACATCTATTCAACAGATTTCCTAGCTTATCTGCTAAGTCATTGTTCAGACAATCTAATGCCTTAAGATCACTGTAatctaaaatgataaaaaaagatatataaaggCTTATATTCATACATATTTGCTTAACTTACTCCACTTTCAAAGTCACATATCCCAGCAAACTTGTAACTTTCAAAGTAGAATGTTTCAATATGCTTGTTACTTCCCAAGTTATATATTTCACTCAACTTGTAATTTTATAAGTTAAATAGTGATATTCATTTtgaataacaaaattactaggatttaatattgtgttttctttttgtgctttttttctaaaactttttCAATGACTAAATGactgcatacctgccaacttttcaaaatccCCATGGGGTTTTTACGTGCAAGATGGCTCttatagtcctacaaaaccttcaagtatatcagtgttctccccagaaattttggatagcatcacatttggcgtaaacaaaaaaattgtattttttccaATGTAATTTGTCGCATCGTGGTaatgctctatttcctttatgTTATATACGttattgtttattacaaaatgtattatattgtttgtatgctataggcccttatttggtgaataaaatattctatttcaCCCTATTCTTTGTGTCTATATTGttgaattcataactgagaatacaattaaactataaccataACAGTATTTTCAGTTTACTAAATGATTACTTGAGTGTACCTTACCTGATTTTAAAGAAACTCATACAGATGAAAGATAAAGGGACGGGGAAGAAGCCTTTTGATTATGGAGTCAATATGTCAAATGGCAGTCACTTTTACTTAGCACATGCAAATGTGTATGCCATATTTTTCATAGTGTTCAATAGTTCTTCAGCAATAAAACATCTTCTTGTACAATGCAGTGTTTGTGAAAGATTAACTCAGTACTTACTACAATCTGCATGTGGTACTCcagttttcaataaaaaataacgtAGTCCATCTGCAGTGTATCTGTTTATTCTATCAAATGGATCTATGACATTCCCTCTACTTTTGGACATCTGCATAAGATAAGAATACAAATTTCATATActatatatatcattttcatggcatatttaattacatgtattctGTGGTAGGCATACAATTCAAATCTTTATACATATCCCAactaaaatggacaaaaaaatagacattttttAAGTAGCTTGGGTGACTTTCTCaatctttgattttgaaatagCAGATAACAattggtctagatctttaatgaaatgtaCAAAATTCAAGAGTAGAGTGTAATTCATGTATAAACTTGTATTGTTAATATGGAAAATTCAGTATCTTattatattttgcaaaaaaacagaatatttttgtttgattttttttttctcttctaaCTTCCcacataaggggagataacttagattcagtttttttttaaagaatgcaaATGCAAAACATCCTACTGATCTAAACCACTTAGCTTTCTACGCAGAAAAAGGTTGAATGACTGAATGTCACATTGTATATCCATTAGATATTCAGATATATATTGTTCATAGTGAGTAGATTCTaaaccttatatatatatgtcctgCTTCTTTTATTTAATAACCTTCACTTTTATAAAACCTCAAAGGTACAGAAATATGGCGATTCTATTTGATATTTCTCAGCAGTTAAACCGTTGCTACAGTTGGAAGTCTGTTTGACTGTGCAGGTTGTAAAAATAATCAGTTGGAATGGGCATGTTAAAACGTATATCTTGTGAGAATACCACTCTCTCTGTATGTTGAAGAACCATTGCAAAAACTCTCTCAGGAGTCTGTAGATGGATTGCAAACATTTACCAATTAATCACTTCTAAATAATGAATACCTCTGACACACACAAACAAAACCTACTTTAGTATTATCCACCAGGAAATGGGAATGACTTTGTATCCTTTTTGGAAGTGGGAGACCTGCTGCAAGTAAAAAGGCTGGCCAATATATGGCATGAAATCTGAAAGCATAAAATTCTCTAATACtgaatatattgtaaaaaatattttttttattaagctaTGTAATGTACAATGATTTATGGTTTAATAActtaaatgcagaaaaaaaataacattgtgATTATTTTAACAGTAACCAATTGTTATTTGTCATTTCACTTGTGTGCATATTTCCTTTATTTAGACATTTGACTTTAATCTTTTATTGTATGTGCTGAACATTTATTCTTTTAACATacttattaaaaaatttaaggtCATCACATTTAGCCatttcaaatagcaaaataaaaaccAAGACTGATTAAACTCATAAAAGGATAACCTCATTTTGCATGTTGGACCATACTTACTGGTATATTTCTTTTTGCAAATTCTCATTAAGTGTTTTACTGTTTTCATCAACATCTTTTGAGTCGTTTAGGAGAGGTTTGCTTTGCCAGGGTACATGAACAGACAAACAGTGATTCAAATGTAGCCTCCAAAAACTTTGTTCATAGGGTTAATGCAGTTGTCCATAGGGTTAATGAAGTATTTAAACCACAAAGTGTTACAAAGTAATGatatatgggacaacatccctaatgcacctcgaaatgaggaactcaaaagtcacgtgtaaagaaaaaatctctgtgtagtgatattggacatgtttctatttttaacaaatgactgaacttaattatttttggtgattaggaaagtagaggaacctagaataaatgtgtaaaaactatggagctattgaatgtgttcaaagtattaaattttcaaagaacttattgtgttaaaaaggggatattttaccacaaggagccgcatcacaaaaggatgttcggggtttgctaatttacggaaaaagtaatctcacttcgtaccccgaaaatttaaccacatatgtgaaaatgtcacagcttcgaaacgagctatcatacatatccaagtttacgatatggactgagctacaggaaaacacgttaccattaccgcctatgtaaaaacaattaaagatattgagccataTGCCTAGTATATAAGGGGATTTAATGGAAATCAGTGAGTAAAAGCTTCTGCAACAATACTAACCTTAAAATGTCTTTTCCAACCACATGACAATCAGGTGGCCAGTCATGTGATTCATTTGGATAACCAGATACAGTTAGATAATTTACTAGAGCATCTAACCATACATAGATCTGTtgcaaatagaaaataaaattcaaaccaCATACTTTATCAACTGTATTATCAAgtacataactttaaaaatgtcAGCTAAATTCCTTGTTCGCAGACTTATCTTTTTCATTCAGTATGGAAGCATTTTGTGTAGTTTCAAAGGTGTTGGTTAAAACTGGTGAAGGAATtgattatacataaataacaatacTTCTTAATAAGTTCTTATATCTCAATTCTACATTTTTTTGTTATAGTACCTGCAACTTGGACAAATTCTTAAAGCATGACATTCCAATTTTTTCTtttacataatataatataaGTTCTGTTTTTTCTTCATTCTTCATTCAATGCATCAATATTTACTAGGGTTTTGGAAATTGTATAATGCATCAATAGGTACAATATCCTGGTAATGTGTACTGTGTTACACAGCACACACAGTAcatgttttatacataaattaggctgttagtattctcgtttgaactgttttacatttgtcatttcggggccttttatagctgaatatgctgtatgggctttgcttattgttgaaggccaaacagagacctatagttgttaatttctgtgtcatttggtctgttgtggagagttgtctcatttgcagtcatatcacatcttcttttttatactatataCTAGTTTGGTTTGCCTACTGTTTGTGTATCATCACCAGGTACTGGTATACCCCATGTCAATCGATTCCTTTGTCGAGATACTGATAAATCCTCTAGGTCATCAATCCACTGTCTAACCAACACTTCAAATTTCTGTGGGTGGATCACTGAAATAGAATATCCAAAAGTAACATGAAAACTTGTTAATGATTTATGCTGATGTATAGATTCACCATaattttttaaaagactgttattcAATAAAGGACTGTCAATTCACACCTTACATTTTCACACATTGTCTAATAACTAGGAAGTCATGGTGTGAATAATACtaagcatttattattgtgatttgaCTTGACCAACCAAAATTTGCTTACAGACATATGTATCTGATATCAAAATGAGAGTTCTAATTATTGTGATTCACAGCCAGAAGAATATCATGTGAATAAAAACCTCACTATAATTTCTGAAGCTACCATTTGCTACCATTTGATTTGATAGGGGGGGTGTTTTTGTAACAGCCACTATGTTCCGTCAGTTACTTTGTTCCGgcggaacttttcaactagttattTCGTTCCGATGGAACTTTCCAACTAGTTGTTTTATTCCGAATGCAGTCGAAAAGTTCCGGAAAAAAGTAGCTAGTTGAAAAGTCTAGGAACAATGTAGCAAGTTGAATAGTTCTGGCTGATCAGAACAACTAGTTATCAAAACTTAAGTTGTATCTCTTAGCTCACATAGTGACTAGTTGATAAGtttattttgacttttgtaaTCATATCTTGGTTCCCCTTTGAAAGgttcaaatataatatgttgCGCTTTTACTTTGCGTCAATTCTTCAAATGGAACTTTGTGACTGGTTGATaagttccgttggaacttttgggctagtttgttagttccggttttgactaatttggcaAAAAGGAACTTTTTAACTAGTTGATatgttccgttggaacttttTAACTAGTTGATatgttccgttggaacttttcaACTACCGGGTAGTCACTTTGTTCCGGTGGAATTTTTAAACCAGAGGAAGAACAAAGTAACTAGTAAATAAGTTCCTCCGGAACTTTTCAGATAGTTAGTTCTTTCCGCCCGGAACTTTCCAACGtcggaacaaaagagcatttacatTTCTGTTCACCTGAATTTGCAAAAACATACCTCCCTGATCAAGCCATTCTGTCAAACCATCTTTAAATGCTGataatttaaacatataattATCTTCTTTGGTCCAAACTACAGGATGTTTACTGTCATAGGCAACCTACAAACATATTACCGTACATTATTTACTCCAATTAAAAAATTGAGTCTCATCAAATTGAGGCATGTTTTACACAAAGTAAACAGTATTGTAAAGTACACTCAAAATGTTGGTCAAGAGGTATCAAGGACAACATAATAATGGAATGCATGTAATTGACAATATAACGGCTACAACCTTTGTCCAGGTCAAAACAACTCCTGATGAACACACAGCCTACCAGAAAGGTTTATATGAATAAAGTAAAAACAtctttgtgttctatttttaaaacaaagtatATGAAGATTTACTATGTGACCCAACTTTAGGTATGTGGTAAATTATTAGAATTTGTTGTTGAATGGCATGGTAGTGTTTATATATATGGACCTTTTTAAGTCTGAAATAAAGATTATCTTATCTTAATATTGCATTGTCATGAACTTTCACCTGCTTTTAATCgagattattttttatatgtattgacaagtCATTATTCTCTATGTAAATTGTATATACCTGTTAGgtataatattaaatataatcACTATAGTATAATAATTACGCGTCCCGCTCGATTTTCATGCATCCAGGACATATATACATGTCTTAAGGAGAACCCTGCTACactgtatatatatgtaaaacttAACACTACAATACCATGTTACCTTAACTTTGTTCCCATCTTTATCATCTATTTCAATAACTTCATTTTCTGATAAATACGCTTCATCTGCCACAGAATACCATCCTTCATAAACACCTTTGTAAATATAACCATTCTTAATAAGGGTTTCctgtagaaaataataaaaactttaaGGGGTGTTCTCACATTTCAACTCATCCTTAGGTTAATTATTTGTTACTTTGTTGGTCTTACATTGCTTTCAGCTACATCTAGCCTTATTGccgctttcagttttaatggttggagGAAGTCAGAGTATCGAAATTGAACCATCAACCTTTGGAAAGTAAAAAGGCTCTCCTAAATATGTTTTCCTATCTCTAGACTCATGAAGTTTTATGCAGTATCACTGCTTTATTAAATCTATTGCTAGAATATTGGAAAAGAAATTTATAGTgcacattaaaataaatatatacttcaCAATCCTAAAGTGttcatattttctttctttttttagctTGAAAATGTCCTGTACAGTCATTTGTGACAGTAACTTATAGTTGTTAAAACTTCTTCATTAAAGATCTCTGgttgagagttttctcattggcaataataactcattttttatttcaaattttagtttTATGAACACTCTGAAATTAGCTGCAAAGAATATCAGTGGCCTTCCGTGGTTTGATGCTCTTTTGCCAGGTTCTTGTCTCTTTGcatttacacattccccatttccattgtcaattttattacCCAGACTACTGGTTCTAACTGTAAGTCTACCTACCCAGAAATGACTGACCACTTCTGTATGTCTATATTCTGTAGTTCTAACAAAGTCTGTATACTTAATATCTGTTACATTGAataaatcctaaaaaaaaaagtatgccaCAGAATTTCAATACCTTGTCAGTTAAAAGTCAAatgaaacttttaaataaaataagttaaaaatgttttttattctGACATGTACTTTCTTGTAAAATAACATTCTATATCTTATTAAAATCTTCATAAATGTACTACTATTGAATTATTGtcttagtttaaacagtatttattaatgaaaaattacaagatattcatcatatacttagcattgatatgatagcttttgcatatgtgtaatgagcggaagtacacaagccataatttcccacccgggctgataacccatatcaggtgcatctcgtgcacaaaacccataattgTGCTTCTGTAGAAAAACATGCCTGAGGATACCTTTAGAATCAACAGCTTGTTATGTTCACCAATTCAATTAGTGTGTAAAGTGTCCACTAAATCATTCAAAGCAAACTCAAGTTTTGGTACAAAATGTGATCTAACAATTAAAGTCAATAACTCTGgagcaacacaaaaaataaaattagtcgAAAGCAAGCTTTCTTTTGTCTTTTCTAATGTAATGATAAAGTTATATAAGAATTAGTTTAGGTGTATTTGAAGTATCCTGCAAAGTTTTGACAGACAAATGGGTATACCATAACACATCACTTCTTTGACAGGTGtttacaaattataatataaattaatcagaaatagcaCTCACTGACTTACAATCTTGGGCCATATCTtccaaaagattttaaaaataagttcCACAATTGAGTATTTGAAGGTCCTAATAGTATCTCAAGTgccataaaatattcattttgcaagtctgatttcaacatttgaattCATTATTTGGGTTAATTAGCAAAGAAAATGCATGTATTATCAGCAATTTGTACATTTTCCCTTTGATCCTTCTGACAAATATTTGTTCAATTCATGAACAGGACCTGATACCAACAACAATGACATCACGTAAAACTGTAGCACATTTTACATCCATCCAAATTATCTATCAAGAAATGCACACATCTTCATTCATTCAATTGCACAACTATCACAACCTATTGTACATGTAAAAATAGTTTCATTAagtatttcaattttcattaaaaaaaataaaaatccataTTATTTAGAAAACTTTCCTATAAAAAGAATAATAGCATTACATTTTATACCAACTTTATCAGATCACATGTCAGTTTGCCCTAGCAGACATCTTTGATATTCTTGCAGATAAAGTCagaattaacaagaatgtgtccaaagtacacggatgccccactcgcaatatcattttccatgttcaatggaccgcaAAATtggataaacaagaatgtgtccaaagtacacggatgccccactcccactatcattttccatgttcaatggaccgtgaaattggataaaaaatataattaggcattaaaattagaaagataatatcatagggaacatttgtactaagtttcaagttgattggacttcaacttcatcaaaaactaccttgaccaaaaactttaacctgaaacatgcactttcattttctatgttcagtggaccgtgaaattggggtcaaaagtttaatttggctttaaaattagaaagatcatatcataaggaacatgtgtactaagtttcaagttgattggacttcaacttcatcaaaaactaccttgaccaaaaactttaacctgaagcgggacagacggacgaacgaacggacgaacgaacgaacagacggacggacgaacgaacgaacggacgcacagaccagaaaacataatgcccctctactatcgtaggtggggcataaaaatataattaggcattaaaattagaaagacaatatcatagggaacatgtgtactaagtttcaagttgattggacttcaacttcatcaaaaactaccttgaccaaaaactttaacctgaaacatgcactttcattttctatgttcagtggaccatgaaattggggtcaaaagtttaatttggctttaaaattagaaagatcatatcatataaggaacatgtgtactaagtttcaagttgattggacttcaacttcatcaaaaactaccttgaccaaaaactttaacctgaaacatgcactttcattttctatgttcagtggaccgtgaaattggggtcaaaagtttaatttggctttaaaattagaaagatcatatcataaggaacatgtgtacttagtttcaagttgattggatttcaacttcatcaaaaactaccttgaccaaaaactttaacctgaagcgggacagacggacgaacgaacggacagacgcacgaacgaacggacagatggacgaacggacggacgaacggatgcacagaccagaaaacataatgcccccctactatcgtaggtggggcataaaaactgaaATGctattattctataaatataaattatctaTGTGTATACAAACCCTgaatttctttgaaatattagtGCAATGATGCTCGGGTGATAAACCAAATTTTTCAGCTGCCTGTTGTATCTGTAAAATAAAGGTTGGtatgttttacatgtacaacaagtgaaactgtgagctactgctcactgatgatacccccgcaagtggataatttaaatagtgtaaaaatatgcaagtgtttggtaaacaggaagttgttgagtgatgaatctgaaaacgcattacaccgtatagctgacttgtataaatcctgaaaccaaatttcagaaatccttgtatagtaattcctgagaaaaatgtgacgaaaattttcaacttggctatcatatgtaaaatcatacaagtgttcggtaaacaggaagttgtcaagtgatgaatctgaaaacgcatcacacggtataactgacttatataaaccctgaaaccaaatttcagaaatccttgtattgtagttcctgagaaaaatgtgacgaaaattttcaacttggctatcatgtgtaaaataatacatgtgttcagtaaacaggaagttgtcgagtgataaatctgaaaacacatcacacggtatagctgacttatatcaagtctgaaaccaaatatcagaaatcctggaagtgcagttcctgagaaaaatgtgacgaaaaattttcaacttggctatcaggtgtaaaaatgatacaagtgttcggtaaacagggagttgtcgagtgatgaatctgaaaacgtatcacacagtatagctgacttatatcaagcctgaaaccaaatttcagaaatcctggtagtgtagttcctgagaaaaatgtgacgaaaaatattcatgggacggacggactgactgacagactgatggactgatggactgacggacggacagacagaggtaaaacagtatacccccctttttttcaaagcgggggtataataacatgaaaatgaagtTATCTTTTGTAACAGTTTATGACATTTTGAGGTAAATTGTTTATGATATTAGGTACAAGAATATCTTTATTACTTTTGAAGTTCCATTAAACCAAAAAATGTcaataagatatatattttcaaatccaAGTCAAACCTTTTCATACAATGTTCCTcataaaaaagtgcaaatgtAGGTGGTTATTTAATAAGAATTTCATGACACATTATAAGAACTGAATAATTCTTTCCatttgttaagtttttttttttcatttgtgaaAGTATTGACCATGTTCATATTTGTAGTATCACATGCACTTCCGTAAATGCTTTTACAAACCAATAAAATCATTAGagaagaagcattcaattcttaaatatacaGATTGTAAAACTGAAATTCTTTCAGTTTAATAGAAACTTACCTTTAATCCATGTTCATCTGTTCCTGTGGTAAAAATGACATTACCTCCCTT contains:
- the LOC139517703 gene encoding methionine--tRNA ligase, mitochondrial-like is translated as MLTKSLLFRKKIVLTRCGRVFKQIRFYTCNNYFVTTPIFYVNADPHIGHLYTAVLADSVARWHELKGGNVIFTTGTDEHGLKIQQAAEKFGLSPEHHCTNISKKFRDLFNVTDIKYTDFVRTTEYRHTEVVSHFWETLIKNGYIYKGVYEGWYSVADEAYLSENEVIEIDDKDGNKVKVAYDSKHPVVWTKEDNYMFKLSAFKDGLTEWLDQGVIHPQKFEVLVRQWIDDLEDLSVSRQRNRLTWGIPVPGDDTQTIYVWLDALVNYLTVSGYPNESHDWPPDCHVVGKDILRFHAIYWPAFLLAAGLPLPKRIQSHSHFLVDNTKMSKSRGNVIDPFDRINRYTADGLRYFLLKTGVPHADCNYSDLKALDCLNNDLADKLGNLLNRCTSRKINTNFPDLFPALNQEILESKFSPEDIKMYKSLQQLPDLVDEHYNEYNIYKVIEYVMMYIKWANKLIADNKPWQLKKKEEDLQFLKCLIHVVMETLRVNGIILQPIVPNLTDQLLGRLGIPSNERMVKNIHFGSKEISERRLGESDGVLYPKIVTSNKPS